One window from the genome of Haliaeetus albicilla chromosome 26, bHalAlb1.1, whole genome shotgun sequence encodes:
- the PHTF1 gene encoding protein PHTF1 isoform X2 gives MASRDRDAISWYQKKIGAYDQQIWEKSIEQTEMKGFKNKPKKKGHIQPDLIDVDLIRGSTFAKAKPEIPWTSLTRKGIVRVVFFPLFSQWWIQVTSQRIFMWLLVLYVMQVIAVVLYFMMPVVNASEVMGPMCLMLLMGTVHCQIVSTQINKPSGNNGLSRRRRKLRKSVGVDGNSWSSPDKNSKEEQSESASILNNLFSMLFRRRIRRVKLVAEKGTETENGVNAVNNGIKHRHARSEYRLLHFKEKNKLSDEEKSHQDDCTNRGGVSDELSSEEDAEAMAQRILLHQNVEGASSDNSYEEKRPLVSLNQAVSQVKQALKGARDSDSVVESELESTLYSQDSRSCISVGSRSCSATRRDSESTRHDSETEDMLWDDLLHGPECRSSCTSDSEEMTVRGTRRDLKEDVFQQNHLFWLQNTSPASAKVSALIWEGNDCKKVDMSVLEISGIIMSRVNAYQQGVGYQMLGNVITIGLAFLPFLYRLFRTDNLEQLCSISLKELLHIFCGAPASTPVIVLSAINFLERLCLTWMFFFMMCVAERTYKQRFLFAKLFSHITSARKARKYEIPHFRLKKVENIKIWLSLRSYLKRRGPQRSVDVVVSSIFLLALSIAFICCAQVLKGHKTFLNAAYNWEFLIWEAALLLFLLRLASLGSETNKKYSNISVLLTEQINLYLKMEKKPNKKEQLSLVNNVLKLSTKLLKELDTPFRLYGLTMNPLIYNITRVVILSAVSGVISDLLGFNIRLWKIKP, from the exons GCTCTACATTTGCCAAAGCCAAGCCTGAAATTCCCTGGACATCACTAACTCGGAAGGGAATTGTGAGAGTTGTATTTTTTCCGTTATTCAGCCAGTGGTGGATACAGGTTACCTCCCAGCGTATTTTTATGTGGCTCCTCGTGCTCTATGTTATGCAAG TCATAGCAGTTGTGTTGTATTTCATGATGCCTGTTGTGAATGCGAGTGAAGTCATGGGACCAATGTGCCTTATGTTGCTGATGGGAACTGTTCACTGTCAAATAGTGTCCACCCAGATCAACAAACCTTCAGGAAACAACGGACTGAGCAGGCGGAGGAG gaagTTACGCAAATCTGTGGGTGTCGATGGGAACAGTTGGTCTTCTCCTGACAAAAACAGTAAAGAAGAGCAGTCTGAATCTGCATCCATTCTTAACAATTTATTTAGTATGCTTTTCCGAAGGAG GATTAGAAGAGTAAAGCTGGTAGCTGAGAAAGGGACTGAGACAGAAAATGGTGTGAATGCTGTGAATAATGGCATTAAACACAGACATGCCAGATCTGAATACAGGCTGTTGcacttcaaagagaaaaataaactttccgATGAGGAAAAGAGCCATCAG GATGACTGCACCAACAGAGGGGGCGTTTCTGATGAGCTTTCGAGTGAGGAGGATGCTGAAGCAATGGCACAACGGATCTTGTTACACCAGAATGTAGAAGGGGCTTCCAGTGACAATAGCTATGAAGAGAAGAGGCCTCTTGTTTCTCTGAACCAGGCTGTCTCACAG GTCAAGCAAGCCCTGAAAGGTGCCAGAGACTCTGATAGTGTCGTGGAATCTGAACTAGAATCTACGTTATATAGTCAG GACTCAAGGTCCTGCATTAGTGTGGGATCCCGGAGCTGTAGTGCAACCCGGAGAGACTCAGAAAGTACTCGCCATGACTCTGAGACAGAAGACATGCTTTGGGATGATCTGCTTCATGGGCCAGAGTGTCGCTCGTCCTGCACCAGTGACAGTGAGGAAATGACTGTAAGAGGTACCAGGCGGGATTTGAAGGAAGACGTTTTCCAGCAG AACCATTTGTTTTGGCTGCAGAATACAAGTCCAGCATCTGCAAAAGTGAGTGCACTGATCTGGGAAGGGAATGACTGTAAGAAGGTGGACATGTCTGTGCTGGAGATCAGTGGGATTATCATGAGCAGG GTTAATGCCTACCAGCAAGGAGTGGGGTATCAAATGCTGGGAAATGTCATCACCATTGGATTAGCGTTCCTACCATTCCTCTACAGACTCTTTCGCACTGATAACCTGGAGCAGCTGTGCTCCATTTCTCTGAAGGAGCTTTTGCACATCTTTTGTGGAGCACCTGCTAGCACCCCTGTCATTGTTTTGTCTGCGATCAACTTCCTTGAAAGACTTTGCTTAACCtggatgtttttcttcatgatGTGTGTTGCTGAGAGGACATACAAACAG agGTTTTTGTTTGCCAAGCTTTTTAGTCACATTACATCTGCTCGGAAAGCCAGGAAATATGAAATTCCTCACTTTAGACTCAAGAAGGTAGAAAACATTAAGATCTGGTTATCCCTTCGTTCCTATCTAAAG AGGCGAGGCCCCCAGCGATCTGTGGATGTTGTTGTATCGTCAATCTTTTTACTGGCTCTTTCAATTGCTTTTATATGCTGTGCCCAG GTTCTTAAGGGtcacaaaacatttctgaatgcAGCTTACAACTGGGAGTTCCTGATCTGGGAGGCAGCactacttctttttttactaCGTCTGGCATCTTTGGGCTCTGAAACCAACAAGAAATACAGTAATATTTCAGTCTTGCTCACTGAGCAG ATAAACTTATACCTAAAGATGGAGAAGAAGCCAAACAAGAAAGAACAGCTGTCTCTAGTAAACAATGTTTTGAAACTATCTACAAAGCTACTGAAG GAATTAGATACTCCATTTAGGCTGTATGGACTGACCATGAATCCACTAATCTACAATATAACACGTGTTGTAATACTCTCTGCTGTCTCAGGTGTTATAAGTGATCTTCTAGGATTCAATATCAGA TTATGGAAAATTAAACCGTGA
- the PHTF1 gene encoding protein PHTF1 isoform X3, with translation MASRDRDAISWYQKKIGAYDQQIWEKSIEQTEMKGFKNKPKKKGHIQPDLIDVDLIRGSTFAKAKPEIPWTSLTRKGIVRVVFFPLFSQWWIQVTSQRIFMWLLVLYVMQVIAVVLYFMMPVVNASEVMGPMCLMLLMGTVHCQIVSTQINKPSGNNGLSRRRRKLRKSVGVDGNSWSSPDKNSKEEQSESASILNNLFSMLFRRRIRRVKLVAEKGTETENGVNAVNNGIKHRHARSEYRLLHFKEKNKLSDEEKSHQDDCTNRGGVSDELSSEEDAEAMAQRILLHQNVEGASSDNSYEEKRPLVSLNQAVSQVKQALKGARDSDSVVESELESTLYSQDSRSCISVGSRSCSATRRDSESTRHDSETEDMLWDDLLHGPECRSSCTSDSEEMTVRGTRRDLKEDVFQQNHLFWLQNTSPASAKVNAYQQGVGYQMLGNVITIGLAFLPFLYRLFRTDNLEQLCSISLKELLHIFCGAPASTPVIVLSAINFLERLCLTWMFFFMMCVAERTYKQRFLFAKLFSHITSARKARKYEIPHFRLKKVENIKIWLSLRSYLKRRGPQRSVDVVVSSIFLLALSIAFICCAQVLKGHKTFLNAAYNWEFLIWEAALLLFLLRLASLGSETNKKYSNISVLLTEQINLYLKMEKKPNKKEQLSLVNNVLKLSTKLLKELDTPFRLYGLTMNPLIYNITRVVILSAVSGVISDLLGFNIRLWKIKP, from the exons GCTCTACATTTGCCAAAGCCAAGCCTGAAATTCCCTGGACATCACTAACTCGGAAGGGAATTGTGAGAGTTGTATTTTTTCCGTTATTCAGCCAGTGGTGGATACAGGTTACCTCCCAGCGTATTTTTATGTGGCTCCTCGTGCTCTATGTTATGCAAG TCATAGCAGTTGTGTTGTATTTCATGATGCCTGTTGTGAATGCGAGTGAAGTCATGGGACCAATGTGCCTTATGTTGCTGATGGGAACTGTTCACTGTCAAATAGTGTCCACCCAGATCAACAAACCTTCAGGAAACAACGGACTGAGCAGGCGGAGGAG gaagTTACGCAAATCTGTGGGTGTCGATGGGAACAGTTGGTCTTCTCCTGACAAAAACAGTAAAGAAGAGCAGTCTGAATCTGCATCCATTCTTAACAATTTATTTAGTATGCTTTTCCGAAGGAG GATTAGAAGAGTAAAGCTGGTAGCTGAGAAAGGGACTGAGACAGAAAATGGTGTGAATGCTGTGAATAATGGCATTAAACACAGACATGCCAGATCTGAATACAGGCTGTTGcacttcaaagagaaaaataaactttccgATGAGGAAAAGAGCCATCAG GATGACTGCACCAACAGAGGGGGCGTTTCTGATGAGCTTTCGAGTGAGGAGGATGCTGAAGCAATGGCACAACGGATCTTGTTACACCAGAATGTAGAAGGGGCTTCCAGTGACAATAGCTATGAAGAGAAGAGGCCTCTTGTTTCTCTGAACCAGGCTGTCTCACAG GTCAAGCAAGCCCTGAAAGGTGCCAGAGACTCTGATAGTGTCGTGGAATCTGAACTAGAATCTACGTTATATAGTCAG GACTCAAGGTCCTGCATTAGTGTGGGATCCCGGAGCTGTAGTGCAACCCGGAGAGACTCAGAAAGTACTCGCCATGACTCTGAGACAGAAGACATGCTTTGGGATGATCTGCTTCATGGGCCAGAGTGTCGCTCGTCCTGCACCAGTGACAGTGAGGAAATGACTGTAAGAGGTACCAGGCGGGATTTGAAGGAAGACGTTTTCCAGCAG AACCATTTGTTTTGGCTGCAGAATACAAGTCCAGCATCTGCAAAA GTTAATGCCTACCAGCAAGGAGTGGGGTATCAAATGCTGGGAAATGTCATCACCATTGGATTAGCGTTCCTACCATTCCTCTACAGACTCTTTCGCACTGATAACCTGGAGCAGCTGTGCTCCATTTCTCTGAAGGAGCTTTTGCACATCTTTTGTGGAGCACCTGCTAGCACCCCTGTCATTGTTTTGTCTGCGATCAACTTCCTTGAAAGACTTTGCTTAACCtggatgtttttcttcatgatGTGTGTTGCTGAGAGGACATACAAACAG agGTTTTTGTTTGCCAAGCTTTTTAGTCACATTACATCTGCTCGGAAAGCCAGGAAATATGAAATTCCTCACTTTAGACTCAAGAAGGTAGAAAACATTAAGATCTGGTTATCCCTTCGTTCCTATCTAAAG AGGCGAGGCCCCCAGCGATCTGTGGATGTTGTTGTATCGTCAATCTTTTTACTGGCTCTTTCAATTGCTTTTATATGCTGTGCCCAG GTTCTTAAGGGtcacaaaacatttctgaatgcAGCTTACAACTGGGAGTTCCTGATCTGGGAGGCAGCactacttctttttttactaCGTCTGGCATCTTTGGGCTCTGAAACCAACAAGAAATACAGTAATATTTCAGTCTTGCTCACTGAGCAG ATAAACTTATACCTAAAGATGGAGAAGAAGCCAAACAAGAAAGAACAGCTGTCTCTAGTAAACAATGTTTTGAAACTATCTACAAAGCTACTGAAG GAATTAGATACTCCATTTAGGCTGTATGGACTGACCATGAATCCACTAATCTACAATATAACACGTGTTGTAATACTCTCTGCTGTCTCAGGTGTTATAAGTGATCTTCTAGGATTCAATATCAGA TTATGGAAAATTAAACCGTGA
- the PHTF1 gene encoding protein PHTF1 isoform X4 has protein sequence MASRDRDAISWYQKKIGAYDQQIWEKSIEQTEMKGFKNKPKKKGHIQPDLIDVDLIRGSTFAKAKPEIPWTSLTRKGIVRVVFFPLFSQWWIQVTSQRIFMWLLVLYVMQVSTQINKPSGNNGLSRRRRKLRKSVGVDGNSWSSPDKNSKEEQSESASILNNLFSMLFRRRIRRVKLVAEKGTETENGVNAVNNGIKHRHARSEYRLLHFKEKNKLSDEEKSHQDDCTNRGGVSDELSSEEDAEAMAQRILLHQNVEGASSDNSYEEKRPLVSLNQAVSQVKQALKGARDSDSVVESELESTLYSQDSRSCISVGSRSCSATRRDSESTRHDSETEDMLWDDLLHGPECRSSCTSDSEEMTVRGTRRDLKEDVFQQNHLFWLQNTSPASAKVSALIWEGNDCKKVDMSVLEISGIIMSRVNAYQQGVGYQMLGNVITIGLAFLPFLYRLFRTDNLEQLCSISLKELLHIFCGAPASTPVIVLSAINFLERLCLTWMFFFMMCVAERTYKQRFLFAKLFSHITSARKARKYEIPHFRLKKVENIKIWLSLRSYLKRRGPQRSVDVVVSSIFLLALSIAFICCAQVLKGHKTFLNAAYNWEFLIWEAALLLFLLRLASLGSETNKKYSNISVLLTEQINLYLKMEKKPNKKEQLSLVNNVLKLSTKLLKELDTPFRLYGLTMNPLIYNITRVVILSAVSGVISDLLGFNIRLWKIKP, from the exons GCTCTACATTTGCCAAAGCCAAGCCTGAAATTCCCTGGACATCACTAACTCGGAAGGGAATTGTGAGAGTTGTATTTTTTCCGTTATTCAGCCAGTGGTGGATACAGGTTACCTCCCAGCGTATTTTTATGTGGCTCCTCGTGCTCTATGTTATGCAAG TGTCCACCCAGATCAACAAACCTTCAGGAAACAACGGACTGAGCAGGCGGAGGAG gaagTTACGCAAATCTGTGGGTGTCGATGGGAACAGTTGGTCTTCTCCTGACAAAAACAGTAAAGAAGAGCAGTCTGAATCTGCATCCATTCTTAACAATTTATTTAGTATGCTTTTCCGAAGGAG GATTAGAAGAGTAAAGCTGGTAGCTGAGAAAGGGACTGAGACAGAAAATGGTGTGAATGCTGTGAATAATGGCATTAAACACAGACATGCCAGATCTGAATACAGGCTGTTGcacttcaaagagaaaaataaactttccgATGAGGAAAAGAGCCATCAG GATGACTGCACCAACAGAGGGGGCGTTTCTGATGAGCTTTCGAGTGAGGAGGATGCTGAAGCAATGGCACAACGGATCTTGTTACACCAGAATGTAGAAGGGGCTTCCAGTGACAATAGCTATGAAGAGAAGAGGCCTCTTGTTTCTCTGAACCAGGCTGTCTCACAG GTCAAGCAAGCCCTGAAAGGTGCCAGAGACTCTGATAGTGTCGTGGAATCTGAACTAGAATCTACGTTATATAGTCAG GACTCAAGGTCCTGCATTAGTGTGGGATCCCGGAGCTGTAGTGCAACCCGGAGAGACTCAGAAAGTACTCGCCATGACTCTGAGACAGAAGACATGCTTTGGGATGATCTGCTTCATGGGCCAGAGTGTCGCTCGTCCTGCACCAGTGACAGTGAGGAAATGACTGTAAGAGGTACCAGGCGGGATTTGAAGGAAGACGTTTTCCAGCAG AACCATTTGTTTTGGCTGCAGAATACAAGTCCAGCATCTGCAAAAGTGAGTGCACTGATCTGGGAAGGGAATGACTGTAAGAAGGTGGACATGTCTGTGCTGGAGATCAGTGGGATTATCATGAGCAGG GTTAATGCCTACCAGCAAGGAGTGGGGTATCAAATGCTGGGAAATGTCATCACCATTGGATTAGCGTTCCTACCATTCCTCTACAGACTCTTTCGCACTGATAACCTGGAGCAGCTGTGCTCCATTTCTCTGAAGGAGCTTTTGCACATCTTTTGTGGAGCACCTGCTAGCACCCCTGTCATTGTTTTGTCTGCGATCAACTTCCTTGAAAGACTTTGCTTAACCtggatgtttttcttcatgatGTGTGTTGCTGAGAGGACATACAAACAG agGTTTTTGTTTGCCAAGCTTTTTAGTCACATTACATCTGCTCGGAAAGCCAGGAAATATGAAATTCCTCACTTTAGACTCAAGAAGGTAGAAAACATTAAGATCTGGTTATCCCTTCGTTCCTATCTAAAG AGGCGAGGCCCCCAGCGATCTGTGGATGTTGTTGTATCGTCAATCTTTTTACTGGCTCTTTCAATTGCTTTTATATGCTGTGCCCAG GTTCTTAAGGGtcacaaaacatttctgaatgcAGCTTACAACTGGGAGTTCCTGATCTGGGAGGCAGCactacttctttttttactaCGTCTGGCATCTTTGGGCTCTGAAACCAACAAGAAATACAGTAATATTTCAGTCTTGCTCACTGAGCAG ATAAACTTATACCTAAAGATGGAGAAGAAGCCAAACAAGAAAGAACAGCTGTCTCTAGTAAACAATGTTTTGAAACTATCTACAAAGCTACTGAAG GAATTAGATACTCCATTTAGGCTGTATGGACTGACCATGAATCCACTAATCTACAATATAACACGTGTTGTAATACTCTCTGCTGTCTCAGGTGTTATAAGTGATCTTCTAGGATTCAATATCAGA TTATGGAAAATTAAACCGTGA